Proteins co-encoded in one Haloarcula pelagica genomic window:
- a CDS encoding metal ABC transporter substrate-binding protein, which produces MTRRDALRAGGAAALMGLAGCTALPDAPAQTGGDSDDGGGEPVAVASFFSFFDFGRQIAEGTPLTVENLVPTGLHGHGWEPNASITQRIIEADAFVHVGTDFQPWADRAIETIEADDVDTALINAREGIELVDLAASLDREEEGVGAQRGKDPHFWLDPRRAKQSVGNIAEGFADVVPEHADTFRENAERYNAEVLDRIDSDYEAVFEQAERDVVQLAAHNAFQYIGVRYGVRMRPLVTSLAASGDVKPADIREAARVIRENDIRYIANGVFESQRPAQQLVRETGVEAYFPATPYAGVREEWVEQNWGYEEIADNINRPTFEIVLGNKTPEEAAPSAAWLEQWRNFEPV; this is translated from the coding sequence GTGACGAGACGCGACGCACTGCGCGCCGGCGGTGCGGCGGCGCTGATGGGACTGGCCGGGTGTACAGCACTGCCGGACGCGCCGGCACAGACCGGCGGTGACAGCGACGACGGGGGCGGCGAGCCAGTCGCCGTGGCCTCGTTCTTCAGTTTCTTCGACTTCGGCAGGCAGATCGCCGAGGGGACACCACTGACCGTAGAGAACCTCGTCCCGACGGGGTTACACGGCCACGGCTGGGAGCCAAACGCCAGTATCACACAGCGCATCATCGAGGCCGACGCGTTCGTCCACGTCGGTACGGACTTCCAGCCCTGGGCCGACCGAGCGATCGAGACGATCGAAGCCGACGACGTGGACACGGCGTTGATCAACGCCCGCGAGGGGATCGAACTGGTGGACCTGGCGGCCTCTCTCGACCGCGAGGAAGAGGGCGTCGGCGCCCAGCGCGGGAAGGACCCACACTTCTGGCTCGACCCCCGACGCGCGAAACAGTCCGTCGGCAACATCGCCGAGGGGTTCGCCGACGTGGTCCCCGAACACGCCGACACGTTCCGTGAGAACGCCGAGCGCTACAACGCCGAGGTACTCGACCGGATCGATTCGGACTACGAGGCCGTCTTCGAACAGGCCGAACGCGACGTGGTCCAGTTGGCCGCACACAACGCCTTCCAGTACATCGGGGTGCGCTACGGCGTGCGGATGCGACCGCTGGTGACGAGTCTCGCCGCGAGCGGCGATGTCAAACCCGCCGACATCCGCGAGGCCGCGCGGGTCATCCGCGAGAACGACATCCGGTACATCGCCAACGGGGTCTTCGAGTCCCAGCGCCCGGCCCAGCAACTCGTCCGCGAGACGGGTGTCGAGGCGTACTTCCCGGCGACGCCGTACGCCGGTGTCCGCGAGGAGTGGGTCGAACAGAACTGGGGGTACGAGGAGATCGCCGACAACATCAACAGGCCGACCTTCGAGATCGTACTGGGCAACAAGACGCCCGAGGAGGCGGCCCCGTCGGCGGCGTGGCTCGAACAGTGGCGGAACTTCGAACCGGTATGA
- a CDS encoding glycoside hydrolase family 15 protein: MPSNDPRVEPTTHWTVGEKYGFGTVCDHESTDPSRVWYTLTEGAVTEVRFPRIDVMNVRTVDFLVTDGDGYAVRTFRERRDREAAVDRTTTAASDDALLFRQTAEPTDDRDWELTVDHVAHPEADALVVDIEFEGDGYDCYVVVDPVLSCHANHDIARATGDGLLARHEPPAASSAFESDDGDGVNVGLDIAREGPATNAEADVETTVLERSTAEDGRQYSLVAHHDEGEPERVFRDDDGRPIDVGLGVASADGFDWTTVDHREGSVETALLGEGDASQRRERAAGNVVMAGRLASGDATVALGFAEGADDEAALATAQRALETPVEDIRTAYVDSWRSYLDGVAVPDSVADDDDLLAQYRTAVMVMKAADSKRYPGAGIASPSVPWGDAVEANEPADYGYNYVWGRDLYHTFTGFEAVGDIESAIDATEYIYARQQRADGFLPQNTFLDGRTRWGGEQLDEIAVPQVMAQQLWERHDYGFEEAGYDYEHVRRSSAYIVHNGPDSQQERWEEEAGYSPSTTAAQIAGLVCAADLALAAGERADAITYLGVADHWADRLEDWHATETGTDRHEHTPYYVRVTDEANPDDGELRTHTNGGGTLDERDIIDGGFLELVRLGIRPADDETIRNSVAEYDDDIMVETPHGPAWYRYTGDGYGEKPFRAGAPWQPDMTGRGRLWAFLSGERGEYELRRDDPTFEPTALLETMAGFGNDGRMLPEQVWDHDEGNAFDWAFGEGTSSATPLSWTNAQFVRLAWSIDAGEPVETPAVVADRYLDGDRPVGPDLDVTIERTGETVTVTGESDGEDVVVTTEHETVHVEGGGLDLTVAAPADSRVTVVAATGNLPDVATTTRQESV; the protein is encoded by the coding sequence ATGCCATCGAACGACCCGCGAGTCGAGCCGACGACCCACTGGACCGTCGGCGAGAAGTACGGCTTCGGGACGGTCTGTGACCACGAGTCGACCGATCCCTCCCGCGTCTGGTACACCCTGACCGAAGGCGCTGTCACCGAGGTCCGGTTCCCTCGGATCGACGTGATGAACGTCCGGACGGTGGATTTCCTGGTCACCGACGGCGACGGCTACGCCGTTCGGACCTTCCGCGAGCGACGCGACAGGGAGGCAGCCGTCGACCGGACGACGACAGCAGCGAGCGACGATGCGCTGCTCTTTCGACAGACCGCTGAGCCGACCGACGACCGCGACTGGGAACTGACCGTCGACCACGTCGCCCACCCCGAGGCGGACGCGCTCGTCGTGGACATCGAGTTCGAGGGCGACGGCTACGACTGCTACGTCGTCGTCGACCCGGTGCTGTCCTGTCACGCGAACCACGACATCGCGCGAGCGACCGGCGACGGACTCCTGGCCCGCCACGAACCGCCAGCGGCGTCGTCGGCGTTCGAGAGTGACGACGGCGACGGCGTCAACGTCGGTCTCGACATCGCCCGGGAGGGTCCGGCGACGAACGCCGAGGCCGATGTCGAGACCACCGTCCTCGAACGGTCGACCGCCGAGGACGGCCGCCAGTACAGCCTGGTCGCCCACCACGACGAGGGCGAACCAGAGCGGGTGTTCCGCGACGACGACGGCCGCCCGATCGACGTGGGACTGGGCGTCGCCAGCGCCGACGGCTTCGACTGGACGACGGTCGACCACCGCGAGGGCAGCGTCGAGACGGCGCTGCTGGGCGAGGGCGACGCGAGCCAGCGCCGCGAGCGGGCCGCGGGCAACGTCGTCATGGCCGGCCGGCTGGCGAGCGGCGACGCGACGGTCGCGCTCGGCTTCGCCGAGGGCGCCGACGACGAGGCGGCCCTGGCGACCGCCCAGCGCGCACTGGAGACACCGGTCGAGGACATCCGGACGGCCTACGTCGACTCCTGGCGGTCGTATCTCGACGGAGTGGCCGTCCCCGACAGTGTCGCCGACGACGACGACCTGCTGGCCCAGTACCGGACGGCGGTGATGGTGATGAAAGCCGCCGACTCCAAACGCTACCCCGGCGCCGGTATCGCGAGCCCGTCGGTGCCGTGGGGGGACGCCGTCGAAGCCAACGAGCCGGCCGACTACGGCTACAACTACGTCTGGGGGCGTGACCTCTATCACACCTTCACGGGGTTCGAGGCCGTCGGTGACATCGAGAGCGCCATCGACGCCACCGAGTACATCTACGCTCGCCAGCAGCGCGCGGACGGCTTCCTCCCGCAGAACACCTTCCTCGACGGCCGGACCCGCTGGGGCGGCGAGCAGCTAGACGAGATCGCCGTCCCGCAGGTGATGGCCCAGCAACTCTGGGAGCGCCACGACTACGGGTTCGAGGAAGCCGGCTACGACTACGAGCACGTCCGGCGCTCCTCGGCGTACATCGTCCACAACGGCCCGGACAGCCAGCAGGAGCGCTGGGAGGAAGAAGCCGGCTACTCCCCGTCGACGACGGCGGCACAGATCGCTGGACTCGTCTGTGCGGCGGATCTCGCACTGGCGGCCGGCGAGCGCGCCGACGCGATCACGTATCTCGGGGTCGCGGACCACTGGGCCGATCGACTCGAAGACTGGCACGCGACCGAGACTGGCACCGACCGGCACGAGCACACGCCGTACTACGTCCGCGTGACCGACGAGGCCAACCCCGACGACGGGGAACTCCGGACCCACACGAACGGCGGTGGGACCCTCGACGAGCGGGACATCATCGACGGCGGCTTCCTCGAACTCGTCCGGCTGGGCATCCGACCGGCAGACGACGAGACGATCCGCAACAGCGTCGCCGAGTACGACGACGACATCATGGTCGAGACGCCCCACGGGCCGGCGTGGTACCGGTACACCGGCGACGGCTACGGCGAGAAGCCCTTCCGGGCGGGCGCCCCCTGGCAGCCCGACATGACCGGACGAGGGCGGCTGTGGGCGTTCCTCTCGGGCGAACGCGGGGAGTACGAACTCCGCCGCGACGACCCGACCTTCGAGCCGACCGCCCTCCTTGAGACGATGGCCGGCTTCGGCAACGACGGCCGGATGCTCCCCGAGCAGGTGTGGGACCACGACGAGGGCAACGCCTTCGACTGGGCGTTCGGCGAGGGGACCTCCAGCGCGACGCCGCTGTCGTGGACCAACGCCCAGTTCGTCCGGCTGGCCTGGAGTATCGACGCCGGCGAACCGGTCGAGACGCCCGCCGTCGTCGCCGACCGGTATCTCGACGGCGACCGACCCGTCGGTCCCGACCTCGACGTGACCATCGAGCGGACCGGGGAGACGGTCACAGTCACCGGCGAGAGCGACGGCGAGGACGTGGTCGTCACGACCGAACACGAGACGGTCCACGTCGAGGGCGGCGGCCTCGACCTGACCGTCGCGGCGCCGGCAGACAGCCGCGTCACCGTCGTCGCCGCGACGGGCAACCTTCCCGACGTGGCGACGACGACCCGGCAAGAGTCGGTCTGA
- a CDS encoding ABC transporter ATP-binding protein, giving the protein MASLELETLRKEFDGGSIVAVNDLDLSIDDGEFVTVVGPSGCGKSTTLRMIAGLERPSGGQIRLGGTDITDVHARHRDVAMVFQNYALYPHKTIEQNMAFGLRMSTDMSAEEREKRVYEAAEMMGIEDLLDDTPDELSGGQKQRVALGRAIVREPEVFLFDEPLSNLDAKLRTTMRTEIQRLQEELGITAVYVTHDQEEAMTMGDRIVILNDGKLQQTGAPTHVYNNPANQFVGGFVGSPSMNFVDVAAEPLDGGVRLTGADGAFTYDLTSGRADAFGDIGGGTYVLGIRPEHVSVGNEGAQSAVPAVVDVVEPVGSDNYLYLDLGTDSREFDTEDAPDFIARVAADIEPEVGDTIHVSFEESSVHLFDDETGEAVTAVEEEPVPAK; this is encoded by the coding sequence ATGGCGAGTCTGGAACTTGAAACGCTTCGGAAGGAGTTCGACGGCGGGTCCATCGTGGCTGTCAACGACCTGGACCTCTCGATCGACGACGGGGAGTTCGTCACCGTCGTCGGGCCGTCGGGTTGCGGGAAGTCGACAACACTGCGGATGATCGCCGGGCTCGAACGGCCCTCGGGTGGACAGATCCGCCTCGGCGGCACCGATATCACCGATGTGCACGCGCGCCACCGGGACGTGGCGATGGTGTTCCAGAACTACGCGCTGTATCCACACAAGACCATCGAGCAGAACATGGCGTTCGGCCTGCGGATGAGCACGGACATGTCCGCCGAGGAACGCGAGAAGCGCGTCTACGAGGCCGCCGAGATGATGGGCATCGAGGACCTGCTGGACGACACGCCCGACGAACTCTCCGGCGGGCAGAAACAGCGCGTCGCCCTGGGCCGTGCCATCGTGCGCGAACCCGAAGTGTTCCTGTTCGACGAGCCACTCAGTAACCTCGACGCGAAACTGCGGACGACGATGCGGACCGAGATCCAGCGCCTCCAGGAGGAACTGGGGATCACGGCCGTCTACGTCACCCACGACCAGGAGGAGGCGATGACGATGGGCGACCGCATCGTCATCCTCAACGACGGGAAACTCCAGCAGACCGGCGCCCCGACACACGTCTACAACAACCCCGCCAACCAGTTCGTCGGCGGGTTCGTCGGCTCCCCGTCGATGAACTTCGTCGACGTGGCCGCCGAACCGCTCGACGGCGGCGTCCGGCTGACCGGGGCCGACGGCGCGTTCACCTACGACCTGACCAGCGGGCGGGCCGACGCCTTCGGCGACATCGGCGGCGGGACGTACGTCCTGGGTATCCGCCCGGAACACGTCTCGGTGGGCAACGAGGGTGCCCAGTCGGCCGTGCCGGCGGTCGTCGATGTCGTCGAACCCGTCGGGAGCGACAACTACCTGTACCTCGATCTGGGGACCGACTCCCGGGAGTTCGACACCGAGGACGCACCGGACTTCATCGCGCGGGTCGCCGCCGACATCGAACCCGAGGTCGGCGACACGATCCACGTCTCCTTCGAGGAGTCGTCGGTCCACCTCTTCGACGACGAGACCGGCGAGGCGGTCACCGCTGTCGAGGAAGAGCCCGTTCCGGCGAAGTGA
- a CDS encoding metal ABC transporter permease translates to MSADLVATFVAGVLAAVDPSLALPLQAGLGAVGDLLFGVLLWVLEQWYWLMDWAYYLTGLEMLNPRYRFMHRAILVGLCVGVMAPLIGTFLVHRQLALIGDALAHTGFAGVAVGLFLNAVIDLGVSPYLTAVVVAMIAALFIELISEVTDAYNDVSMAIVLSTGFALGTTLISLNAGGLAVGVNQFLFGNLSTVSPQSAAILLVLFAVIVGTVALTRNQLLYVTFDETAAAVSGISVNWYNRVMVMLTAMVVVGAMQIMGVILVAAMLVVPVAGATQVSRSFSESLVVSVVLAELAVLLGIGAAYYGGVTAGGVIVLIAVGIYVCAVALGKVQSARGERETPEMGSIASGGTDGD, encoded by the coding sequence GTGAGCGCGGACCTCGTGGCCACGTTCGTCGCGGGCGTCCTCGCCGCCGTCGATCCGTCGCTCGCCCTGCCGTTGCAGGCCGGGCTGGGTGCGGTCGGCGACCTGCTCTTCGGCGTCCTCCTGTGGGTCCTCGAACAGTGGTACTGGCTGATGGACTGGGCGTACTACCTGACCGGCCTGGAGATGCTGAACCCGCGATATCGGTTCATGCACCGGGCGATACTCGTCGGCCTCTGTGTCGGCGTGATGGCCCCGCTGATCGGGACCTTCCTCGTCCACCGACAGCTCGCGCTCATCGGGGACGCGCTGGCCCACACCGGGTTCGCCGGGGTGGCCGTCGGGCTGTTCCTGAACGCCGTCATCGACCTTGGGGTGTCGCCGTATCTCACCGCCGTCGTCGTCGCGATGATCGCCGCCTTGTTCATCGAACTCATCTCCGAGGTCACCGACGCGTACAACGATGTCTCGATGGCCATCGTCCTGTCGACCGGATTCGCTCTGGGGACGACGCTGATCAGCCTCAACGCGGGCGGGCTCGCGGTCGGCGTCAACCAGTTCCTCTTCGGGAACCTCTCGACGGTGTCGCCACAGAGCGCGGCCATCCTCCTGGTACTTTTCGCCGTCATCGTCGGGACAGTCGCGCTGACGCGCAACCAGCTCCTGTACGTGACCTTCGACGAGACCGCGGCCGCCGTCTCGGGGATCTCGGTCAACTGGTACAACCGCGTGATGGTGATGCTGACGGCGATGGTCGTCGTCGGCGCGATGCAGATTATGGGCGTCATCCTGGTCGCGGCGATGCTCGTCGTGCCGGTCGCGGGCGCGACGCAGGTGTCCCGGAGCTTCTCCGAGTCGCTCGTGGTCTCGGTCGTCCTCGCGGAACTGGCCGTCTTGCTGGGGATCGGGGCCGCCTACTACGGCGGCGTCACGGCCGGCGGGGTCATCGTCCTCATCGCCGTGGGGATCTACGTCTGTGCCGTCGCACTGGGGAAAGTACAGTCCGCCCGTGGCGAGCGCGAGACGCCCGAGATGGGGAGTATCGCCTCCGGCGGGACCGACGGAGACTGA
- a CDS encoding metal ABC transporter ATP-binding protein, whose product MTTRERPDHGAGTHEREGVTEPVVDLSAVTFGYTATPVVEDISLTIESGEYVAVVGPNGSGKSTLLQLVLGLRRPDSGTARLFGERADQFDDGERLGYVAQHASAAKEMPITVREVVKMGRFPHVGFGRLSEADWRLVGDALRTVGMESFADRRITQLSGGQRQRAFIARALASEADLLVLDEPTVGVDAESVDAFYDLLATLNAEGITVLLIEHDLGAVVEHADRVVCLNRTVYFDGPTDEFVDSDALARAFGTEARVLTGVQE is encoded by the coding sequence ATGACGACGCGAGAACGGCCCGATCACGGAGCCGGCACACACGAGCGAGAGGGGGTGACCGAACCGGTCGTCGACCTCTCGGCGGTCACCTTCGGCTACACGGCCACGCCGGTCGTCGAAGACATCTCGCTGACGATCGAGTCGGGCGAGTACGTCGCCGTCGTGGGACCGAACGGCTCGGGGAAGTCGACGCTGTTGCAGTTGGTACTGGGACTTCGACGCCCCGATTCGGGGACTGCTCGTCTGTTCGGCGAGCGCGCCGACCAGTTCGACGACGGCGAGCGGCTCGGCTACGTCGCACAGCACGCAAGCGCCGCGAAGGAGATGCCCATCACCGTCCGCGAGGTCGTGAAGATGGGTCGGTTCCCCCACGTCGGCTTCGGTCGCCTCTCCGAAGCGGACTGGCGGCTCGTCGGTGACGCGCTCAGGACCGTCGGGATGGAGTCGTTCGCCGACCGACGGATCACGCAGCTCTCGGGCGGCCAGCGCCAGCGCGCGTTCATCGCCCGGGCGCTGGCGAGCGAAGCCGACCTCCTCGTGCTGGACGAGCCGACCGTGGGCGTCGACGCCGAGTCGGTCGACGCCTTCTACGACCTCCTGGCGACGCTCAACGCCGAAGGGATCACCGTCCTCCTCATCGAGCACGACCTCGGGGCGGTCGTCGAACACGCCGACCGGGTCGTCTGTCTGAACCGCACCGTCTACTTCGACGGGCCGACCGACGAGTTCGTCGACAGCGACGCGCTGGCCCGGGCGTTCGGCACGGAGGCGCGGGTGCTCACGGGGGTCCAAGAGTGA
- a CDS encoding glucan 1,4-alpha-glucosidase: protein MTLRTSLNDFKRNRDHDRHFPGELRSTDGMFSGFDDRLVHVDADGSLRDYSYPLCGLSGIDQSRFGVETDETTWFDADAEQRYRGATGVVETVHERSGWSVVQSDCTIGCAHVTRFELRGDAPADPTLQAFVGFAPDGREGRTSLLVHDDAVEAYHRDEHDYLGVSTGIETVHGQIPERFDELVADGPVEFPRETTQERYEDAVLTGGAVVSASFEDGAVTLVTLLTDIDETDRADALSEVADLAATHDSVDTLARASDERRSWSVPESTPSRETVVDDLRVVSLLSADNGARMAGPDFDPFFVTSGGYGYTWFRDDAEIAGFLLGGDQYLGLGLADWHERSAAFYCRTQLPDGSWPHRVWPGDETLAPGWANARIESGDDTDYQADQTGSVLGFLATYLRTGSPDDPDRIESAIERGVESLDDTLLDDGLPIDCQNAWENMQGRFTHTAATFLHAYAAVARAPVDEALRDHARQQARAVHDGLDRLWTGDSYALRSRDGELDERLDSGTLALAGAVREYGEVVELPQATLDRLDTHIRATLDGLERETDAIRGLVRFEGDEWRQNGQADEKVWTVSTAWGANAAAQLGSLLSDHGEGVRAATAYARSRDLLGELLPGGSLVQPNGYLSEQLYDDGTPDCATPLGWPHALRLATVAHLDATGELRTEEAAGPAE, encoded by the coding sequence ATGACGCTCCGGACATCGTTGAACGACTTCAAACGGAACCGGGACCACGACCGGCACTTCCCGGGCGAGTTGCGTTCTACCGACGGGATGTTCTCGGGCTTCGACGACCGGCTCGTCCACGTCGACGCCGACGGGTCGCTGCGTGATTACTCGTATCCGCTCTGTGGCCTCTCCGGGATCGACCAGTCCCGTTTCGGCGTCGAGACCGACGAGACGACGTGGTTCGACGCCGACGCGGAGCAGCGCTACCGCGGGGCGACCGGCGTCGTCGAGACCGTCCACGAGCGGTCGGGCTGGTCGGTCGTCCAGTCCGACTGCACCATCGGCTGTGCACACGTCACACGGTTCGAACTCCGCGGGGACGCCCCGGCGGACCCGACGCTACAGGCGTTCGTCGGCTTCGCTCCAGACGGCCGTGAGGGTCGGACGAGCCTGCTCGTCCACGACGACGCCGTCGAGGCGTACCACCGCGACGAACACGACTACCTCGGCGTCTCGACCGGCATCGAGACCGTCCACGGACAGATCCCCGAGCGGTTCGACGAACTGGTCGCGGACGGCCCGGTCGAGTTCCCCAGGGAGACGACACAGGAACGCTACGAGGACGCGGTCCTGACCGGCGGTGCCGTCGTGAGTGCCTCCTTCGAGGACGGCGCCGTCACGCTCGTGACGCTGCTGACCGACATCGACGAGACGGACCGGGCCGACGCCCTCTCCGAGGTGGCCGACCTCGCCGCCACACACGACAGCGTCGACACGCTCGCCCGGGCGAGCGACGAGCGCCGATCCTGGTCGGTCCCCGAGTCGACGCCCTCCCGGGAGACAGTCGTCGACGATCTGCGGGTCGTCTCCCTGCTGTCGGCGGACAACGGCGCCCGCATGGCCGGGCCGGACTTCGATCCGTTCTTCGTCACCTCCGGCGGCTACGGCTACACCTGGTTCCGTGACGACGCCGAGATCGCCGGCTTCCTGCTCGGGGGCGATCAGTACCTCGGTCTCGGGCTGGCCGACTGGCACGAGCGCTCGGCCGCCTTCTACTGTCGGACCCAACTCCCCGACGGGAGCTGGCCCCACCGCGTCTGGCCCGGTGACGAGACGCTGGCGCCGGGCTGGGCCAACGCCCGCATCGAGAGCGGCGACGATACCGACTACCAGGCCGACCAGACCGGCAGCGTGCTGGGCTTTCTCGCGACCTATCTCCGGACCGGCTCTCCCGACGACCCCGACCGGATCGAGTCGGCGATCGAACGGGGAGTCGAGAGCCTCGACGACACGCTCCTCGATGACGGCCTCCCGATCGACTGCCAGAACGCCTGGGAGAACATGCAGGGCCGCTTTACGCACACCGCCGCGACCTTCCTCCACGCCTACGCCGCCGTCGCACGCGCACCGGTCGACGAGGCGCTGCGGGACCACGCCCGCCAGCAGGCCCGCGCCGTCCACGACGGCCTCGATCGGCTCTGGACCGGCGACTCCTACGCGCTCCGGAGTCGGGACGGCGAACTCGACGAGCGGCTCGACTCCGGCACGCTCGCGCTGGCCGGGGCCGTCCGGGAGTACGGCGAGGTGGTCGAACTCCCCCAGGCGACGCTCGACCGCCTCGACACCCACATCCGAGCGACGCTCGACGGCCTGGAACGCGAGACCGACGCGATCCGCGGGCTCGTCCGCTTCGAGGGCGACGAGTGGCGACAGAACGGCCAGGCCGACGAGAAGGTCTGGACGGTCTCGACGGCCTGGGGGGCCAACGCGGCGGCACAGCTCGGCTCGCTGCTTTCCGACCACGGCGAGGGCGTCCGCGCGGCGACCGCCTACGCCCGCTCGCGTGACCTGCTGGGCGAACTCCTCCCAGGCGGGTCGCTCGTCCAGCCGAACGGCTACCTCTCCGAGCAGTTGTACGACGACGGGACACCGGACTGTGCGACCCCGCTGGGGTGGCCCCACGCGCTGCGGCTGGCGACGGTCGCACACCTCGACGCGACCGGCGAGCTACGGACAGAAGAGGCGGCCGGGCCGGCTGAGTAG